The DNA sequence CAAGAAATAAACctctcagtgttttttttatgtcgtAACATTTTGCCAATTTCAAAGTTACACTCAATTGCACTCTCACGGGCGCTCCACCTTTGATGCGTTTACCCGGAATTACATAAACgtgcattaaaaatgtttgcaaaactTTGCGGTATGGAGAGGGAACATcgtctgactttaaagtcactgTCCGGAGTTTTGATCATTTCTGTTTGTAATCAAAcagtttctgtttgtaaacaaaccatTCAAAACGGACGGTTCAACCCATACGAGCTCAACGTTCACGCCCCTTGCCTCTGACCGGCCGCGAGTGAGTGACGAGGTATCTTGCAAATGGTCACATTATTGATCCGTGACTGTGCACCGGCGATCACCGACAGGGATAATAGTTCAAAACGACTTAACCTAGCGTGGCGCTAAATCAGCAagctaacattttcttttctgtttggaACTTACCTGTCGAATAGTAAGCAGGCCAGCAAGGAGCTTCAGAACTCGGAAGCGGGTGAATGCCAAGCCAAGAGTTATTCTCGTTTTCGACCGTGCATTACCCGCTGCACTTTTTGTTGTggtatacagtggtacctcggactTTGAACATACATTCGTTCCTGCGAAATCTGCAGTGAGTGTACTACACGTGGAGCACGTGCTCCGCGTCTCTGCCAGTCAGAGTCTTTTATCCTGGACCTGGAGAGTAGcttataatgtttgttttgttcgctgctgctgctgttgcactTAAATTACTACTcattatttgtgttattttggttgttgttgatTGAAGTTTAAATTTAGTtgcttatttattgttttagcctTTTTCActtcaataaaataatcaaaaataattttctttgcGTGATAATTGTTGCTATCTGCAGTCATTAGAGTGTAATACTTAGTTCACCAAGTCATTCATCAACATGTATGCTAAACTTgtcgtaaatatttaaaagaaaagctaaagttaaaagagccgtttgagagccaaaaagagccGTCTCTTTTCACTGAGCCGATCCAAATGAACCGGATCACCCAAAAGAGCCGAAAATCCCATCACTAACAggaaattgatttgtgtttCACTGGATACGCTAGCGGTGAAAAGGGGCTTTTAGggttcttctttcttttctggcTGACTGGGCACGTGAAGTAGGCCTAAAGGGTTCTTTGTTATTACTTCATTTATTAATTGTGGTTAGAGTAATTGTGCAACTTAACAGTAtgaattgtttttactttgcACAATAAACTACAATAACACTGTAATGCATTAATCCATTGAAATGGTTCCTGACAGCACACACATAGGTATTGGAGTGGCTTTCTACAGGCCAGTAGCTCTGTTTTAAAGCATGAATGCACTAAATAGTGCAGTATAGAAAATTGTCAGTGTTATATATGAAACATTGTATACACCTACCCTTTTCTCCTTATCATTCAATAGTTGTTCCTGTCCATACTGCTGAAGTAACAACGCTAAATGGAAGCAAGGATTGTTTCAAAGTCCACTTTTAGAAGACGGACACAAAGAGACCTCGAGAGAACGCTACAGGAAATTCGTGATAGCAGCAACAGGTATTTGGCTGCCAATTCTGAGAATTGCACTAGACAAACAGTGATGAAGGACTTTTGTaatgaaaacttttttgggTGGGAGGGACAAATcaacaaatattgacatggaCACCAACATTTCTCAACATGATATGAATGCTAACACTTGACTCTGGATGCAGGCATTTATAATCTTCCATTGTGTAGTAGCTCATATCTCTAAGAATATTCTGTCTTTCATCAATCAGACTCAATCAACTTGTCTAACAGTGTCAGAAGTTACGTACAAGAAAGAACATAGACCTCCAGCATAGAGGAGGTTTTGTTGTCGTGTCTTTATGGAAATGGCTAAAATGTAGTTCAGTGTCATTTAATGGGCTGTGGGCAGTCTGGTTTATGAAGACCAATCTTTGTTGATTCATATGTACATCTGTCAAGccagcattaaaaaatgtatattgtgGGTTTTTTCCCTTTCTCCATTTGCAGGTTGGTTTACTTGGTCCAGTCTTTGGATGAGCAGGAGGATGGGTTTGTGGTGCCAGAGTCTCGGTACAGCAACAGTTCAACACACTGGCCACCATATAAAAATGATGATAAAATCAGCAGAGGTATGAAATTAGAAGAGCATCCAAGCCGGTCAAAACATGATGTCAGGAATCAAAAGACACGTggtaaatgttttgtatttataatgtggcctttaactcatttgctccccaaaacgtataaatatgttttattttaaatattgccatgctaCCTAAGACGTATTTCTAAGTTTTTTATGCGAGAGcatactttgatgcagcctctgaactggaGAGAATGCTCGAAGcactggtagttattacaaaaacggccagctggtggcagcagagtatgagagatcaaccagggtcatctCGCAAAACgctattttccccactgttttaaacagatttgtgaataatgataaaacttagctatacagtattctaatgctaattgctgcaaaacggaaatggatagaaatatactttttttttctaatgaaagaagagactctaatctttcttttggtaggttccatgtttttttatagcaatagaacacaatattctgtgggctttgcaaaatcaatcagaatccagtaaaacagcccagagcgaagggggttgcttcagtgaacatggctgggagtgaatgagttaagtacaaaTTAGACTTTTGTTGtcattacatatatatatattttttttttatttatttattttttttaccagatgTTCATTTCCtaaaactgtttattttagATCATAATTGGTCAGCGTGGCAGGTGCTGGATTCTTATCATGCTGAGGAGGTGGCGGGAACACAACGGCCGAAAAGAAAACGTAAAGCCATGTATGTCCCAATTGCAATGAGATTTTACtgttaaaattacacattttcttTGATGGTAATGGATATTacttttgtatgaatagccacTGCTTAGGTGATACAGATTCCGAAAGTGATCAGGACCTACATGAAAGCAACCAGACCAACTCAACAAGATGTTCTAGGAAATCTTCAACAAAAGTGTCAACTCCTTGCCAACCATTTCGGGAGGCGGAACCATCTCTTTCCCAACCACCAGTGTCCTCTCCACAGGCACATTGTCCAAGTCCAaggtaaattgaataaaaagctTGTATTGTTCTGTCACAAAAGTAGAgaacgagattttttttttccaattgatTGAGTGGTCTCTTTTTTCCATCATCAACCTGGTCCGCCATCATCACGCATGCCGTTGCCTCATCGTCTGCCAAGATTGTGCCCACTGTCACCTCCCCGTCACTCATCATCTTGGACTTCACAAACTGAATTCTTCAGGCCATCTTTTAAAGTGGGGCTATCGGGAGAAGATGAGATACCGTGCTCTGGTAAGTATATATGACTGAACTTCCTTACCACACTGTTcgtcacaagtgtttttcttgtttttgttttttaaatgaacgtTACGTAACATCTACCAGTTGCAGATCTAGGATTGCTCTTAAGatcatctttttttgtgcatattaTTTAGTCCCGAAGGTATGTGTAACCCTAAAAGCccgtaatgatgatgatgtgatgCTTTTTGTCAGCTGGTGAATTTTACCTGCTCTCAATGACTGAAGACATGAAGCGCCAGCTTGATAACGTGCAGCACCAGCTGACGCAGCTAACTGATGTGGTCAATAACCTGAGTGGCGGCAAGACGGTGGATGACCAATGCTCCACGGAAGAACCTGAAGACATTCAGTTTCCTTTGGGGTCACTGGAGCAGGTAGAACACCTGGAGGATTGGctgaaaaataaagacaactcCTCAAAGAAAAATAACTTGGTATGACCTTTTTGTCctggcattttaacaacaaTCAAATGGTTATTCTCTACACTCTTTCAAGACATTATAATGGCTAAAATTACTGTCTTAATTGTTTTCCATTTCCCTAGATTTATGCCCTGAGTGCCATTGGTGGGCAGGACGTCAAGCATGTTACATGGAACATCCTATCACATGTTTTTAGTGACTGTGTGGCGAAGAAAATCTGTTGGAAGGGAGTAAATGGGAAGATGGCATTCAGCCAGATGGTATCGAAAACAATGATTACACGTGAGTACAGACTgcataaatgtgtttaaaaaatgattaacaaaaatatgttgtatgtgcccccactagtttaaacatagcgttctgattattattagggttgaggtaaccaccaatcacagttcagcttgcagacatcacatgaccaaactcagaaaacaggggagccgtgattatttgtttcaaaatggccgctccctaagatggataaaaacggatggtTTCGCTGCTTAATTAATTTTCCAAACGCATGCGTTTAGACAAGTGGGAATGCATAGAACATACAATATTACCATCAAGAATCTTTCTGCGTAGTGATGAGCAGATAAAGCCTTTTGAACACTCAAAGCTTTCCATCAAATTGGTTCACAAAAAGGTTCTGCACGTGAGACTTCATGTGCCCTACCCCCCCTCGGTGGCCCAAATTAAAACTGTCATTTGAACtactttttttacctttttgctGCCTTGCAACAGTGTTGTTTTAGGAGCAATTACACATGCTTTAGttgcaaatttgtatttttatttatttatctgtaattgagtattatttgttttgtgtattattacttggggtattgtttttattagttttttaaaatgctttttaaaaaaaaaaaaatttaaatgctgAAGTTGCTGAACTGTacgtttgttaaaaaaagagtAACATATTTGACTTGTGTGTTACACTCATGCATTAATAAGTTCATTAATATTGTGTGGGTAATGTTATGTTGTGAAAATTAGTAATCCTGTAGGATatataataacaaaaactaataatgAGGCATTGATTGCATGTAAACTGAGGTCATGGGGACTGTGCTTATGGATACTGAAGTGATGGGGATTGTATTTATGAGTACTGATAGTTGTTATGATAGATAAATGGTTAACAAATCTGATTGTCGTACTTTAATAGCGCACAACAAGCAATGCAAATGACTTGAATTTTCAAAGTAATGCGTCATTCCATTAGTGTTGCCAAACCAAggatgactctttttttttttaagcagccggcaaaaaaaaaaaagcgtgttACGGGCAAATTTGCAACGCTCAAAACATCCACTGAGTAGACTTCCTCTTTGAATGATAATGTAATgataatgttttgtttatagGTGCTGTACGCCAATGTCATGTTGCAAAGGAAGCAACAGAAATGGAAATCAACAAACATGTGATCAGGTGGTTCAACTTGGCAAATGACCGAGGAGGTGGTCGTCGGAACCGTGAACTCAGCAGGTAGCACTTGATGAAGCTGATATTTCAATCAAGTTGTACATATGAAATATTATAACGCATATTTTATGACATTGCCATGATTTTCTGGTACGGTGTtgcagttaaaataaattgttttctttttattcaacaGTTTgtaatttcaaatgtttttccccccttcttctCCCTAGGTCTACAGAACACAACCAATGGCAGCCTGATGACTGACATGAACAGACGCGCAACAATTAATTGGCAACTAATCAGTTTTAAATTGAATCAATTATTATTTgcgataattgattaatcatttacatatatttttctgacatgttaccgACCATATAAGTAGCTGAATCAATATATGGTGGCAATTTGAAGTTATGCCCTGGAtttgaatagaaattaaaactgtttttgtttttgttttttaaatggctttAAAGCTGCTCAAGGCATCAACAAATTGGCGttcaaatcgctactgctacatgtggccaaaaaatgaaaccgTACACTCCCTTCTTCACCTACGTACTTGCGCGCatatccgcagacagagggcaagacatttgaattgaaatttGAATTCCGAATTCAGTTTGAAAACTACTGACCAGAGGCTTGCAAGAGTACCCATTGTCAACAAcggtcaattaaaaaaagtatattgtaaagatatttttggggcaaattcTTCCATAGAGAAGTTTAAAAGCAacttgtttttcagtttttttccactgtacaatgctgtcattttaaataaatgtaactttaagttaaaataaataaagattcatTGTCATTGTGTAACAAAGAAGCACAGTACCTTGAAATGTACAAATGACTAATTTTCAATACTAAAGATCCAGATCTGGACCACAATCCAGGATAGAATTTTAGGGAATTGCATGTGGGCTAGATATAGTTTTGGCCCGCAGTCATTCCGTATCTGCCAAGCTAATCCGCTTAACATGAGGCCCATTATTTCAAAAGATATTGAGCCAGatcatggttttttttttgtgtgttgtggcAAATTTGGGTTGTATTTTGAGCACATCTGGCTCAAATCCCGACCCAGTTATATTTTGCTGTTTAGTTTGtaaagtacagtatgtgtgcaaCCTAATTAGTGCTAGATTATTATCAGTATGTTCAATGGTTCATGAGGTTGTTATCAGTGGCATGAATAGTTATTGGCAGTTGTTAATTTAGAACCCTCGGCAtgttgaacactttattcttgatttttttttccattgtcaAGTACTAAAGGGCCTTTAACTTCCACACCTTTTGATGCCCACAATGAAGCTGTGAATAAGCATTATCCTTATTTCTTCACCATTATCTTATTTTCACAAGTTTTGGGAAATGCTGGACTAAACTGGGAACTTGGATTGTGTTTAGCTCCATGtcttgtggaaatgtgtgttggtatgaccaaaaaaaaaaagaaagtcattgGATCtttgtatccttgaattttgaggaaaggaaaattaaatataactttaaaataaattagtacatgagaagtaaaaataataatatgatgaTAGCAATTCAAAAAAAGTGCCTGTTTCTGTTTCTGCGTGGGTTgacctcttaggggcagtgtggtgccgtgcattggtggaacacacacacttataatgagatcaaattaattataactCGACGCGATTGcacaatcttcttcttttcctttcggcttttcccttcaggtgTCACCAGagcaaatcagttgcctccatctaagccTGCCCTCTGCattctctgctctcacaccaactaccttcatgtcctctttaactacatccataaacctcctctttggtcttcctctagaccttctgcctgtcatttggaaactcagcatcattctgccaatatactcaccatctctcctctggacatgtccaaaccatctcagtctggcctctctgactttatcttcAAATCCTCTAACATATGCTGtgcctctgatgtactcattcctgattcaatccatcctggtcactcccaaagagtacctcagcatcttcatctctgccacctccagctctgcgtcctgtcttttcctcagtggcactgtctccagatcagacaacattgctgg is a window from the Vanacampus margaritifer isolate UIUO_Vmar chromosome 19, RoL_Vmar_1.0, whole genome shotgun sequence genome containing:
- the LOC144039919 gene encoding uncharacterized protein LOC144039919 isoform X1 — its product is MEARIVSKSTFRRRTQRDLERTLQEIRDSSNRLVYLVQSLDEQEDGFVVPESRYSNSSTHWPPYKNDDKISRGMKLEEHPSRSKHDVRNQKTRDHNWSAWQVLDSYHAEEVAGTQRPKRKRKAIHCLGDTDSESDQDLHESNQTNSTRCSRKSSTKVSTPCQPFREAEPSLSQPPVSSPQAHCPSPRLCPLSPPRHSSSWTSQTEFFRPSFKVGLSGEDEIPCSAGEFYLLSMTEDMKRQLDNVQHQLTQLTDVVNNLSGGKTVDDQCSTEEPEDIQFPLGSLEQVEHLEDWLKNKDNSSKKNNLIYALSAIGGQDVKHVTWNILSHVFSDCVAKKICWKGVNGKMAFSQMVSKTMITRAVRQCHVAKEATEMEINKHVIRWFNLANDRGGGRRNRELSRSTEHNQWQPDD
- the LOC144039919 gene encoding uncharacterized protein LOC144039919 isoform X2, producing the protein MEARIVSKSTFRRRTQRDLERTLQEIRDSSNRLVYLVQSLDEQEDGFVVPESRYSNSSTHWPPYKNDDKISRDHNWSAWQVLDSYHAEEVAGTQRPKRKRKAIHCLGDTDSESDQDLHESNQTNSTRCSRKSSTKVSTPCQPFREAEPSLSQPPVSSPQAHCPSPRLCPLSPPRHSSSWTSQTEFFRPSFKVGLSGEDEIPCSAGEFYLLSMTEDMKRQLDNVQHQLTQLTDVVNNLSGGKTVDDQCSTEEPEDIQFPLGSLEQVEHLEDWLKNKDNSSKKNNLIYALSAIGGQDVKHVTWNILSHVFSDCVAKKICWKGVNGKMAFSQMVSKTMITRAVRQCHVAKEATEMEINKHVIRWFNLANDRGGGRRNRELSRSTEHNQWQPDD